The following coding sequences lie in one Myxococcus xanthus genomic window:
- the cysI gene encoding assimilatory sulfite reductase (NADPH) hemoprotein subunit, translated as MSHQPKPLSEVEHIKTQSRLLRGSLAESLKDPVTGSLATPDTSLIKFHGSYQQDDRDLREERRQQKLEPDYSFMLRTRLPGGVCTPAQWLAMDALAREHANHTLRITTRQAFQLHGIIKDDLRPTIARINEAMMDTLAACGDVNRNVLCNPNPVDSRVHETVYQWAVRISEHLLPKTRAYFEIWLGKEKVAGGEDEPIYGSTYLPRKFKAAVAVPPLNDVDVFAQDLGFIAIIEGDALVGFNVAVGGGMGATHGDAATYPRLADVVGFIPPEQTLAVAEEVVKIHRDFGDRTNRKHARLKYVLEERGVPWFTAELEKRLGFALQLARPFAFEHNGDRFGWTEGHDGRWHLTLHLDSGRVADRPGAAHLTGLREIARIHTGDFRLTANQNLVIAGVTPEARDAIDALVTAHALDSFRSASPVRRNALACVALPTCGLAMAEAERYLPAFVGRLEDRLRAHGLQDANLLLRITGCPNGCARPYLAEVGLVGKAPGRYNLHLGGDARGQRLNRLYRENIDEDAILAALEPLFEGYARERQPGEGFGDFVVRAGHVPSPAVQPRPS; from the coding sequence ATGAGCCACCAGCCCAAGCCGCTCTCCGAAGTGGAGCACATCAAGACCCAGAGCCGCCTGCTCCGGGGAAGTCTGGCGGAGAGCCTGAAGGACCCGGTGACGGGCAGCCTCGCCACGCCGGACACCAGCCTCATCAAGTTCCACGGCAGCTATCAGCAGGACGACCGCGACCTGCGAGAGGAGCGACGCCAGCAAAAGCTGGAGCCCGACTACAGCTTCATGCTCCGCACCCGCCTGCCCGGCGGCGTCTGCACACCGGCCCAGTGGCTGGCGATGGACGCCCTGGCACGCGAGCACGCCAACCACACGCTGCGCATCACCACGCGGCAGGCTTTCCAACTTCACGGCATCATCAAGGACGACCTCCGGCCCACCATCGCCCGCATCAACGAAGCGATGATGGACACGCTGGCCGCCTGCGGCGACGTGAACCGCAACGTGCTGTGCAACCCCAATCCGGTGGACTCGCGCGTCCACGAGACGGTGTACCAGTGGGCGGTGCGCATCTCCGAGCACCTGCTACCGAAGACGCGCGCCTACTTCGAAATCTGGCTGGGGAAGGAGAAGGTGGCCGGCGGTGAGGACGAGCCCATCTACGGCTCCACGTACCTGCCCCGGAAGTTCAAGGCCGCCGTGGCGGTGCCGCCCCTCAACGACGTGGATGTCTTCGCGCAGGACCTGGGCTTCATCGCCATCATCGAGGGCGACGCGCTCGTGGGCTTCAACGTCGCCGTGGGCGGCGGCATGGGCGCCACGCACGGTGACGCGGCCACCTATCCCCGGCTGGCGGACGTCGTCGGCTTCATCCCGCCGGAGCAGACGCTCGCCGTCGCCGAGGAGGTGGTGAAGATTCACCGCGACTTCGGGGACCGCACCAACCGCAAGCACGCGCGCCTGAAGTACGTCCTGGAGGAGCGCGGCGTCCCCTGGTTCACGGCGGAGTTGGAGAAGCGGCTCGGCTTCGCGCTCCAGCTGGCGCGCCCCTTCGCCTTCGAGCACAACGGAGACCGCTTCGGGTGGACGGAAGGCCATGACGGCCGGTGGCATCTGACGCTGCACCTGGACAGCGGCCGCGTGGCGGACCGGCCCGGCGCCGCGCACTTGACGGGCCTGCGGGAGATCGCGCGCATCCACACCGGGGACTTCCGTCTCACGGCGAACCAGAACCTCGTCATCGCGGGTGTTACGCCCGAGGCCCGCGACGCCATCGACGCACTGGTGACGGCGCACGCACTGGACAGCTTCCGCAGCGCCAGCCCCGTGCGCCGCAACGCGCTGGCCTGCGTGGCGCTGCCGACGTGCGGGCTCGCCATGGCGGAGGCGGAGCGCTACCTGCCCGCTTTCGTGGGACGGCTGGAGGACCGGCTGCGGGCGCATGGCCTGCAGGACGCCAACCTGCTGCTCCGCATCACCGGGTGCCCCAACGGCTGCGCGAGGCCGTACCTGGCGGAGGTGGGACTCGTGGGCAAGGCGCCGGGCCGCTACAACCTGCACCTGGGCGGAGATGCGCGAGGCCAGCGCCTCAACCGCCTCTACCGGGAGAACATCGACGAGGACGCCATCCTCGCCGCGCTGGAGCCATTGTTCGAAGGCTACGCACGCGAGCGACAGCCCGGTGAAGGCTTTGGCGACTTCGTGGTGCGCGCTGGGCACGTCCCCAGCCCAGCCGTTCAGCCTCGACCGTCCTGA
- a CDS encoding assimilatory sulfite reductase (NADPH) flavoprotein subunit: protein MSASPATHASPFINALLGEDKSTLLLKLVEGLDTSALNWLSGYTAGLAVRAPQATVVPVTPAPVASPAVPFTIIYGTQTGNSRLLAERLKHQVESAGLATRLFRASDYPVRELAKEKLLCVVISTQGDGDPPDDARGFCEFILGKRAPRVEGLRYAVLGLGDSSYPRFCEVGRLLDVRFAELGASRLLERADCDVDFEPVAKGWLDQAFTLAREALTPQATVTATVVPLREPHAAPAFTKEAPYTAEVLLNQRITARGALKDVRHLELSLAGSGLEYAPGDALGVWPHNPPELVASFLSELRLDGEAAVTREGRTLPLARWLSDELEITKLNRPFLERHARLSGSAALREVLEPSRAESFRALLAGHQVIDVLRAHKATWDATELVQALRRLTPRLYSIASSSKRVGEEAHLTVAVVDYTAFDLRHFGAASYHLATRTAGTDTVRVFIEPNERFRLPEDGDKDVLMIGPGTGVAPFRAFVQERAETGAKGRNWLFFGEQHFRTQFLYQTEWQEALKKQTLHRLSLAFSRDRAQKVYVQHRLRESGRDVYEWLEGGAHLYVCGDAQRMAPDVHEALVDVVSTHGGKSREDAHAWLESLREQRRYLRDVY from the coding sequence ATGAGCGCATCCCCTGCCACCCATGCGTCCCCGTTCATCAACGCGCTGCTGGGTGAGGACAAGAGCACCCTGCTGCTCAAGCTCGTGGAGGGGCTGGACACCTCCGCCTTGAACTGGCTGAGCGGCTACACGGCGGGACTGGCCGTCCGTGCGCCCCAGGCCACCGTCGTCCCGGTGACGCCCGCACCCGTGGCCTCGCCCGCTGTTCCCTTCACCATCATCTACGGGACGCAGACAGGTAACAGCCGCCTCCTGGCCGAGCGCCTCAAGCACCAGGTGGAGTCCGCCGGACTCGCCACGCGGCTGTTCCGGGCCAGTGACTATCCGGTGCGAGAGCTGGCCAAGGAGAAGCTGCTCTGCGTGGTCATCAGCACCCAGGGAGATGGCGACCCGCCGGACGACGCACGCGGTTTCTGTGAGTTCATCCTCGGCAAGCGCGCGCCTCGGGTGGAGGGGCTGCGCTACGCCGTGCTGGGGCTGGGAGACTCCAGCTACCCGCGCTTCTGCGAAGTGGGCCGGCTGCTCGACGTCCGCTTCGCGGAGCTGGGCGCCAGCCGGCTCTTGGAGCGCGCCGATTGCGACGTGGACTTCGAGCCCGTGGCCAAGGGCTGGCTCGACCAGGCCTTCACCCTGGCGCGCGAAGCACTGACTCCGCAGGCGACGGTGACGGCCACCGTCGTGCCGCTGCGGGAGCCGCACGCCGCGCCCGCGTTCACCAAGGAAGCGCCCTACACCGCGGAGGTGCTGCTCAACCAGCGCATCACCGCGCGCGGCGCGCTCAAGGACGTGCGGCACCTGGAGCTGTCGCTCGCGGGCTCCGGGCTGGAATACGCCCCTGGCGACGCGCTGGGGGTGTGGCCCCACAATCCGCCGGAGCTGGTGGCGTCCTTCCTGTCCGAGCTGCGCCTCGACGGCGAAGCGGCCGTCACCCGTGAGGGCCGCACGCTCCCGCTGGCGCGCTGGCTCAGCGACGAGTTGGAAATCACCAAGCTCAACCGCCCCTTCCTGGAGCGGCACGCCAGGCTGTCCGGCAGCGCGGCGCTGCGCGAAGTGCTCGAACCGAGCCGCGCCGAGTCCTTCCGCGCGCTGCTGGCGGGGCATCAGGTCATCGACGTGCTCCGCGCCCACAAGGCCACCTGGGACGCCACGGAGCTGGTCCAGGCCCTGCGCCGGCTGACGCCCCGGTTGTACTCGATTGCCTCCAGCTCCAAGCGCGTGGGTGAAGAGGCGCACCTCACGGTGGCGGTGGTGGACTACACGGCCTTCGACTTGCGGCACTTCGGCGCGGCGTCGTACCACCTGGCCACGCGCACGGCCGGCACCGACACGGTCCGCGTCTTCATCGAGCCGAACGAACGCTTCCGGCTGCCGGAGGACGGCGACAAGGACGTGCTGATGATTGGCCCTGGCACCGGCGTGGCGCCCTTCCGGGCCTTCGTCCAGGAGCGCGCGGAGACCGGAGCGAAGGGCCGCAACTGGCTCTTCTTTGGAGAGCAGCACTTCCGCACCCAGTTCCTCTACCAGACGGAGTGGCAGGAGGCCCTGAAGAAGCAGACGCTGCACCGGCTGTCGCTCGCCTTCTCGCGGGACCGCGCGCAGAAGGTCTACGTGCAGCACCGGCTGCGCGAGTCCGGACGTGACGTCTACGAATGGCTCGAAGGCGGCGCCCACCTCTACGTGTGCGGCGACGCCCAGCGCATGGCCCCCGATGTCCATGAGGCACTGGTGGACGTCGTCTCCACCCACGGCGGCAAGAGCCGCGAGGACGCGCACGCCTGGCTCGAGTCCCTGCGCGAGCAGCGGCGCTACCTGCGCGACGTCTACTGA
- a CDS encoding sulfate adenylyltransferase subunit 1: MDTGLQQLLDQHAARELLRLVVVGSVDDGKSTLIGRLLYECDGLFEDQISAVRKASAKRAAAVSVPSEVLVQGLKAAAGADEEELDFSLFTDGLRAEREQGITIDVAYRYLSTARRKVIVADTPGHIQYTRNMATGASTADAAVILVDARLGVLPQTRRHAYIASLLGIPYLAVAVNKMDLTGFDRDTFERIGTELVDFAHALGFEGVRLFPVSASRGDNITRPSARTPWHEGGTLLAWLESLPHQRRQDDAPFRFPVQYVLRPHQDYRGLAGQIASGTVRVGDEIQVHPSGRRTRVAGIDTFDGPLEEAASPASVTLRLADEVDASRGDVLAHVDQAPLSLHQLDAMLVWFGEQPLDCSRRYLVKQASRTAPAHIERVLWRKELADLSEQPAESLSLNDIGRVRVVCRRPLLTDPYRDNRRTGAFIIIDALTHDTVGAGMVLGPVEDSAKGEVASSLVTQPERRGRLGQPGAIVLLPATPDASSRAFQLERRLFDLGWHVATAPGDVEVALALAAAGLVALVHSDTPQTRRALRADARDAGAAWLELEASEDLEQHLDQILTLREAAR, from the coding sequence GCTCGACCAGCATGCCGCCCGGGAGCTGCTCCGGCTCGTCGTGGTGGGCTCCGTGGATGACGGGAAGTCCACCCTCATCGGCAGGCTCCTCTACGAGTGCGACGGGCTCTTCGAGGACCAGATTTCCGCCGTGCGGAAGGCCAGCGCGAAGCGGGCCGCCGCCGTGTCCGTGCCCTCCGAGGTGCTGGTCCAGGGCCTGAAGGCCGCGGCCGGCGCGGACGAAGAGGAGCTGGACTTCTCCCTCTTCACCGACGGCCTGCGCGCCGAGCGTGAGCAGGGCATCACCATCGACGTTGCCTACCGCTACCTCAGCACCGCGCGGCGCAAGGTCATCGTCGCGGACACGCCGGGCCACATCCAGTACACGCGCAACATGGCCACCGGCGCCTCCACGGCGGACGCGGCGGTCATCCTGGTGGACGCGCGACTGGGCGTGCTGCCGCAGACGCGCCGCCACGCGTACATCGCCTCGCTGCTGGGCATTCCCTACCTCGCCGTGGCCGTGAACAAGATGGACCTCACGGGCTTCGACCGGGACACCTTCGAGCGCATCGGCACCGAGCTGGTGGACTTCGCCCACGCGCTCGGCTTCGAGGGCGTGCGGCTCTTCCCCGTCAGCGCCAGCCGGGGGGACAACATCACCCGGCCCAGCGCCCGCACGCCCTGGCATGAAGGCGGCACCCTGCTCGCGTGGCTGGAGTCCCTGCCCCACCAGCGCCGGCAGGACGACGCGCCCTTCCGCTTCCCCGTCCAGTACGTGCTCCGGCCCCACCAGGACTACCGAGGGCTGGCGGGACAGATTGCCTCCGGCACCGTCCGCGTCGGGGATGAAATCCAGGTCCATCCCTCCGGGCGGCGCACGCGCGTGGCGGGCATCGACACCTTCGACGGACCGCTGGAGGAGGCCGCGTCCCCCGCGTCCGTCACGCTGCGACTCGCGGACGAAGTGGACGCCAGCCGAGGCGACGTGCTGGCCCACGTGGACCAGGCGCCTCTGTCGCTTCACCAGCTCGACGCGATGCTCGTGTGGTTCGGAGAACAGCCGCTGGACTGCTCCCGCCGCTACCTGGTGAAGCAGGCCTCACGGACCGCGCCCGCGCACATCGAGCGGGTGCTGTGGCGCAAGGAACTGGCGGACCTGTCCGAGCAACCCGCCGAGTCCCTGTCACTCAACGACATCGGCCGGGTGCGGGTGGTGTGCCGTCGGCCGCTGCTGACCGACCCGTACCGCGACAACCGCCGCACGGGCGCCTTCATCATCATCGACGCGCTCACCCACGACACGGTGGGCGCGGGCATGGTTCTGGGGCCGGTGGAGGACTCGGCGAAGGGCGAGGTGGCCTCTTCGCTCGTCACGCAGCCCGAGCGGCGGGGGCGGCTGGGCCAGCCCGGCGCCATCGTCCTGCTGCCCGCCACGCCGGACGCCAGCTCACGCGCATTCCAGCTGGAGCGCCGGCTGTTCGACCTGGGCTGGCATGTCGCCACCGCCCCCGGTGACGTGGAGGTGGCACTGGCGCTCGCGGCGGCGGGACTGGTGGCCCTGGTCCACTCCGACACGCCCCAGACACGCCGGGCCCTGCGCGCGGACGCCCGCGATGCCGGCGCCGCGTGGCTGGAGCTGGAAGCTAGCGAAGACCTGGAGCAACACCTCGACCAAATCCTCACCCTCCGGGAGGCCGCACGATGA